The DNA sequence CCGTTGACATTAGTCTAATGGCTAAGCTCACGGTGAGGCCGAGGGTTGGGGGATTGGAGATGTGGGCTAAGAGTATGGACGTAACTTGCGATGTTCAAGTCATTGGAATGGTGAAGCAGGCACAGATCTCCTCACAGCACTGCAACACAAAGCTTTAACTGTGACTAAGGTTTTTGGTTCTTCGAATTGGtgtatttcttcttcttcctccctctcaTTTGATTCCTCATTAGGACTGGAACATTCAACTGTTGCATGCATGGGTGTAAGGGTTAGAGAGATAGATACTTGATCCAATTTAATGTCTTGTGTAGGGATCTCATTTTGATAGTGGTAACACAACTTGTACTCATCATAGATCACATTGAAATTTATATGGaaaacaaatttactagcaaatttTCTGTGACAAGCTTGCTCTAAGCTATCACTATGTAACCAAGTTATTGAAATGAAAGCAGCAGTTCAGATATCAGAAATGAAAGCAGATAGCAAATGCTATAGATAGCCACAAGCAGTTTTAGAGAACACAGTAAATGTCACATAATACCAATACAAAGGGCATCCTTTGCAGACAGTACCAGATGGTTAAACTTCATATTGTTCATAGGTCTTGAGCAGCTCGGCGCAGACCGACAAGGGAGTGTCCGTCTGGAAGCCCAGCGAGTTTGCGTATCTGGTGTCGGAGGCAATGCCATTGTTGTGGCTGAGGAACACACGAGCCCTCTCACGACCCTGGAGTGGGGTCTTGCATCTACTTTCTGGACTGCTAACAAGCATAGATTCGCAGATCTCGTGTTCATGCTCGTCTGCAACTAGAATGTTATAGGTACCTGTGTGGTCAGTCGTGCCCTCGAAATTGCATGTCTTGGCACCAGTGGCTTTGGATCGACACTCGATCCTCACCTTTGCACCTGCAGAGAACGTAGAGCTACTGTCAACTTGATAAATTGAAAATAAGGCATCTTAAATCCAATCTGAAAGCCGATATAAAAATATCCTTAATAATATcgatatcattatgcattatatgTTCATTAACTGGTAGCAAAATAACAATGTTATAATGATCCAACAGAACAACGATTTAATACGCGCCTATCAGCGATGCTATTCCTTTGATTCATTGGTGCTGATAAAATTAGATTCGGAAATTTCTTAGCCTCTCCTATGTTTAACACACTACTATGTCTAACATATTTATTTCATAACCATACACCCTAATTTTCATAGCCTCTCCTATGTTTAACACATTGGAGTACCAGAAAGACGATGGCATGCATACTCTGAAAAGTGTGAATATACCAAAATTTATGCATTTATAAGTGTGAATATACCAAAATTTTATAAGTGTGAATGTACCAGAAAGACGATGGCATGCATACTCTGAAAAATGCGAAAACTTTATGCATTTATAAGTGTGAATATACCAAAATTTTAAGTAGCTTTTATTTATTCCATTTCAATTCCAGTACATATAAACATTATAGGAAGTGCCTATACTGTAAAAGTTGTGTCCAGACTAGGAAAAACCAGTCAGatatttaagaagcaataattatATCAACTATTAATTTCTATATATGAATTCAGACATGAATATTAAATAGCCACTGAATATCATAAGGATATTTCTAAAAACCTGATATGAATAAAAAACAGATGTGCAATGAAGACAAATTAGAATTGGGTAACTAATACTGCATGAAGAAAATATATCCTTAGCAAGTAATGAAGACACTAACACAAAACCTGTCAATGATATTTCTTGGCCAGGAAGAACTTTTCTCCGGTTAATATACGTAAATTAAACAGTTCGAGATTTGCTTCATATAATTACACAAATTATTGGTTCTCAAAAAATGAGGACCAACAGGGAAACCAGATAGCAAAATTCATAAAGGATACAATTATGCAGCATGCACAAATTTATGTAGCCACATCTTGCTCCAATCAAGTATGAATAGAAAACTCCAATGTTCCAACTCACTTTCTGCCACAGCCGAGAGACAAATTGACATAAGAGCTAAAATGTATACTTAGGAGTAATACCCTATGCCCACAAGTTTGGCACGATGAATATTTAGTAGATCAGAACAGCGATAATTACCTAAAGGTTATATTTTTTTTGGtctgatgatgaaaccttctttacTTCCAACATAATAACAGTATCCTATAGAGAGTTAAGATAGTGTTCAATTTTGATAGCTAAGCTGTTGACAACAAAGACTTACCGTATTTAGCGTGTGCATGCAATTTGTGATTTCTAACTTGGGCTTTGCTCTTCATCCATTTTCATATTAGGTGCCAACCATAAGGCAAGGCAAATCTCCATATCAAAGATAAAATCAAGACCATAACTAGCACATATGAACTATCTTTACTTCAAGATTTCTGTTTCAAATAGCATTTTTCTAATTAATTACAGGACGTAAATGATCAAATTTGCTTACAGAAAACGCACAAAGCTGCATAAATGTAACCTTCTTTAGATTTATGGTTCGATCTGCACTACCGATCCGAAGGAATGCATTTGATCTTAAATCTACTTTGACGGTAGAATTTCTGAAGATCTGTTAAATAAACATGTATAACACATCACCTCATCGCCTGATCTATGAACAAGAACCAATTCTTAGAGCGTTTCAACCTTAGCAAAGAACAAGCAACAAGATCGATGGCCGAAAACACATCCAGATCCGAACCGCGCCAAGATCAGACGGCCCAAAATCCAACAAAAAAGACATAGATTGAACGCTAGAGTGCTATACCGGGAAACCCTCACCTTTTGTGTAGGTCGACATTGGCGTCTCAAACCCAGCGCGGCAGGTGTCGCAGAAGACGCGGCCCTGGACGACGAACCCTTGCTTACCGCCGGCGACGTTGCGCGCGGCGACAGAGAGCGACGGGAGGACGCACGCCACCGCCAGTACGGCCGTGACCGCCGAGATTAGATGCTTGGCCATGGTCGCGGAAGCGATGGTGGAGAGCGAAAGGAAAGTGACTGACAAGTGGTGAGAGGACTCGAGGAAGCAAACGGCGGTGCCGCAATCAGGAAAAGGACCAGATTTAATGGCCGGGATGATGTTATCGTCACTCGCGGTAATAGTAGGCATTTCCATTAAGTTGGATAAGTAAAAGATTTTGGAGATTTTAAGCGTCTGCTGAGTCTGACTGCAGTGCGGTAAGTTTAATTCGGTGATAGAATCTACTGGAGGTATCATTGTGTGCAGCTGGCATCGGTGGGGCAATCAATTGCGCCGGTGACAGATAAAAGGAGGTGAGGTGGGGTAGCTGCACCGCAAAACGCGGAGTGAGCGAGCGAGATTAAAGGCGAAGCGACTCGCTTTTAGTTGAACCGAGTCCACGAGTCAGCTGAGTCAAACGAGATCCAAAAATTCAACCTAGTAATTACATGTGTTCGGACTAATTATACAATATTCCGATCTCTAtactttataaatttatattattatttttataattataaaaataaaaatatttagatctatttattataatattattaattttatcaacgaaaatatgaaaataaaagataagaagataattttaacattctaaTTGATTGTGATGGATGGTATCGGTGGTAGTGGATGACAACGTCGCTAAAGGCCGTGAGTCggtattgtggatgaggagagtgacGACAAGAGATGAGTAGTGCTCTGCATCTATGTCGATAGCAATGCAAGTGGCCCTTTCGTTGCTCAACAACTGCATCGATGTTGGCGTAGTTGTCGAGTAATGAAAAGATCGCTCAACACTGACGTAATTGCAAATATCGAGTGACGAAAGGATCATCAATGCAAACATAAAGTGAAGCCGCTTGGCAACTATATCGATGCGGATAGCTATAGAGTGTCGTTGCTTGGCAATTGTATCGACGTCGATGCTGAGTAACACCACCCAACATCTACATCGATGACCCTTTCACCGATTGACAATTGCATCGATGGTAACGAGATACATAATAGTTTTTACCTCTTACCGTTGTTCTCCTCATCCATGAGAGTCATCCGCAACCCTTAATAGTATTGTCGTTTGTCACCACCGACATCGTCTATTAtcattaatttaaatattaaaattatatttttatcatttattttgatgtTTCCGTCGGTAAAATCACAACGTTACGATAAAAGGACATAGATATTTCACTAGTTATAGAgatcttaatataaaattttaaaacataGAGATCGAGATAAAATATCATTAGCCATATGTAttccgatgacaattctgcttctTCAAAATGGAAGCCTCCCAACTCACTCTGAGTTGCCGAGTCACCGGACTCGGGGCTGGCCATGTACGAGTTCTTAAACTTTGGAATGTGGACCATTGCTTTCCTTGGACCGTAATCTACGGATCGCAAATCCCCAAATAACAAATAGAGGGAATCAAAAGATGTCACATGATCGACCAAATAATATTAGTCCTTCAAGATGCCTGTGACGTGGAAAAGGATGATGCCAGATGTGCATCTACAGCGGACAGCGGAGGCCATGAATGGGGATGACAATTAAAGCCGAGAGTAGTCCTTCAAGAACACATACCACGACAAATGTTGATGAATTAGAGACAAGACATCCCAAAAAGATCATAAACCGATGTAATGAGAGAAACCATTCATTCAGCTTAAATAGAATCTCATCAGCATATCGAAAAGTGGAAATACGTAAACTGTCACTACAAGCAACAAGGTGAACGGTCGACATAAGCCAAAGCAGACCCACCTATCCCTCCTCTCTCCTAGCAGATTTCACTTGTACTCGAGGTTCATGTTGTTCTCGGGAGCCAAGCCGATGCAAGCCCTGAGAATGTTCTCCAGCATGGCTCTCTGCTTGGAGAGAGCATTCACCACTGGCGTGCCTGGAGGAACCTGTTTTAACCATATAAATCAATGGTTAGCTGAAAGAACAGGGTTGTTACCACTACAATGACACATTTCAATTTGTCCATTGAAGAGAGTTCAAGAGGAAGAACAATCTAACTGCCTTGCTTTTCTAGCTTGAATCGTTATCCCTTTCAAGCAGCCTAGTAGCCTAAACATTTCTCTATATAAAGGCTTCAGTGCATCAAGCCTCTCCTTCTTTCGAACTGGTCTTTAAATCATCTTCTTATCCCTCATCTTTCTCTTGGAAAAGCATTCCGACAATTATAATACTTTTTCTAAGGTCAGGTtccattctttttcctttactttATGAAGTAAACACCATGACTCAGAATGAACACCGAACATTACACTCTTCAGGGTCCATTTATGACTTCAAACAACAGGTAATGAAAGGCAGATGTTAATTCCTCAGTACCAGCCGAAACAGtctgctattcaaattgttgttgTTGATATATTAAAATGCTTGCTGCCTACAATTGTCTTGTCAGGAATAAACAACACAAGCTCTACAAGATAATTAGATTAAGATCTCATCTTTACACCGAGAACAATAACAACTAGTTCAAAGGTAGTTCTGTTAATCTGTGCATTTGACAATTTTGAATTACCACTAGTGATGTGTCACAAGCCAATTTGCATATTGTTTTAATTTTGTTTATGCAGTTAACAGCCTGTTGACAGTTGGCTTTATACAAGAATCAGCATAAAACTTATATTCCATCATATATTTGGGCCACTGATAGTTTCTAATAAATCGTCTGTGTTCTGTTGACATTTTACAGAAATTGGCCTTTAACTGTAAAGACGTGTGCATATCATAACATCTCATCCTTTGGATAATTATGAAAAACGATAAGGTTTTATGAATCAAGTTTCTCGAGGGtccaaagaaaatatataaaagaattataatatgttCACTTACAAGTGGAGCTTTGGTGAGGTAACTCAGGATTGCAGAGACTGGATGGAAGGAATGGAACTTGTCCTAGACAACCAAACCAGACGTCAGCACAGCATGATTTATACAAGAACACATAATAAAAAAAGTAATGCTTATAGATACCTCCCCATCAAATTTAAGCTGAATTCTAGAGCTCAACTCAGCCAGCAAAACCAAGTCCAATATGATGGGTGCAGCCAATAGGGAGTCCTCGCAAGTGTTGTGAAGAACGATGGTGCTCTTTCCCCCCATAAATATCTCTGATGtgtattcatccatagccctcttACTGTCCCCAACATATGGCACATACTGCAGTAGAGCAAGTGATGAACATTAGAATATGATATAGCCTACAATGAAAAAGATATAGTCCATATTTTTGCAAACCTTGATGACAATGACATGGTCAGGATGCTCCCCGGTCTCATAGAGGATACCATTACTCGAGACCATGTCATCAACAACATTGCTCTTCGAGATCTCCTTGGATCGGAAAGTTTGTGGTGCAGAGAGGTTCATCCCATCATTGTTTCCTAGATGGTTGTAGCTAACAATGGAGGTTGGCTAACAACATGAAAGAAGACAGCATCACACATGTTAAATGCAAATTAAAATGAAAGATTGAACAAAATTTCTTACAAACAAACAACAAGTTGATTGTGAATATAAGATGCAACTGGATTTCAAGTGTATAAAACATAAAGAATTAGCATAACATTCATGTAGAAACAAGAGACCAAGATCAGACACCTTGATTCCTGCTCCCACCAGAAAATCAACCAAGACAGACTTCATTTTGGTCTGCCCGCTCTTGAAGTCATCTCCACCTATAAGAGTGTTCCTTTGAATAGCCATTTCAATGAGCCCTGCATACAAATACAGAATTGAAATATGTAGGATATTCCCATAGCCAGCCACTAAAGCTTTTCATTCATGACCTGCTGAGGCAACCATTCAAAGCTTAAGCACCATACCCGGCACAAAGGTGTTTTGAGGGCTCCCATTGATAAAAGGGACATTCTCCAGCACACAAGCTATCCCATACAATGTAGATGGAGATATCTCAGCTTCATTCTTCTCCAGTGAAGCCATGAGATTCTCCATAGTATCATTGAGCCCCACAATTACATCGCTGTACCTTTCAGTGTTTGCAGTCCACAGCACAACGACCTTATCGGTCTTGGTCTTCTCCTTAAACTCCCTATCAAAAACAATTCCAATGTCAATTTTTCAGCGACTAGATTCTGACATCTACTTCTCTTGCCTTCATCCAAGCCAAGCATGTGCTATGAACTAATTGTTGAGGAATGAGCTTAAAAAAAAGGAGGTCGGTCAGCACCTTATGTCCTTGATGATCTGTTGGACCTGCTCCTTCTTGGTGCCTTTGATCACACTGTTGGCACGGCCACTCTGATTTGCGGCAACAAAGTCAGGGTCGAATATCCCAGGCAAGGGCACCATGGACTCCATGTATGGCCTGAGCTGTTTCTGGAGGTCTATATCCAGAACCATGGCCCTGGCCATGGCGTCTGCCAGGTTCATGTTGCTTATATCCCATCCCCCAAACACTATATCATCTGGATTAACCTAATAAactcaacaaaaaaagaaaaacctaATCACATAACACTACAAAGTGagaatagagagagaaaaaaaagaagaagcgtAAAGTCACACCAACATGGATGAATCAACAAAATACAAAGACCATTCTTCTCAATTAATAAATAGCACAGAAAACAATAAAGACAGCATTCTATCACACAAAAAATGGTGGTATAAAGGTTTAAAAAAAGAGGTTAATTTTTACCATAGGAAGCAGGCTTTTGAAGGGGGCATAGATCTCCTCGCCATTGAAGGAGCCAACCCTGATGGTGGAGGCCTGAGTCAGGGATCCAAAATAGTTGGCCTGCTGCACTTTGTCCTTGGTTGCCCAAGAGATCCCCCTACCCAACACCACTCCCCAAGTCAAaatctcattttttttatatgcAAATCACAAAAGAAAACAACATCAACATCCTAAAAATCACCAACAACCACAGGGGGAAAAAAAGAAGatcgaaaacaagaagaaagtccgAAGAGATATTACTCTCTGTTGGCAATAACTCCGGCGGTGAGGGTGGATCCGTTGTTCCCGCCCCATCCCACGAGCATCACACTAATCCATAATTAAATGGAAATATCACAACATTGAGCTAATCAAAATTGTGGGCTGTACGAGTACCCAGGCGGGTGAAACCGAAATGGTACCCGAGCTTGGGGACGCGGGTGTGTGTCTTGAAGTTGTATCGGACGGTCTTGGGCTTGACGATCCAGTGGTAGGCCCCATCCCGGCTCTCGTGCACCAGCTCCGTGGTCTCGTAGTGGTACACCGCCTCGATCTCGTCCTCCGCGTACCGCACGTTGGGGCTCTCCACCTTAAACTTCTCTATAAACATATTTTGCAGAGAGCCGTTCCCCTCCTCCACCTTAAACTTCTCTACAAACGAAGGGCTTCGCTCGGCCTGAATCCGTTAGGGGCAGAAGCGATATCCCTCTGGGTCGTTATTTATAGAGAAGCGACCCGCCACGCGGAGGCGTTTCATTGGCCTTCGCAGACATCCGCATGCGAGATCTTCGTGCGGCCTGCGATCCAACGGACGAGAACTGGGGGTCGTATGCGGGTGGCGGAGCGTCCAGACACGTCGGGTCATGCACGCGTCGTCCCAGCCCGCGCGAAGGACGCGCCACGAAAGTGGTGATGAGCTCCCCGAACGGAATGTCCTCAAGGCGGCTGACGCCGTTAGGAGCGGCGACACCTCGCGCTGTGGGGCATGGGAAGTCACGTGCCAGTCCCCGACGCTACGTGCGAGCGGTCGACCACATGATTGGACGAACCCATCAAGTGCCAAGTGGAGGGCGTACGTACATTTTTCCTCTAGTGTGAGTTCCTTTCCCCTTAATTCCTACTTGCCTCCAAATCACCACCTGCATACTAAGCCAAATTGCATTCACAAgtgacaacacacacacacacacatatatatatatataagtaatatTTTGTTTCAAGGGCACAGATGATGATACTTTCATCATAAAGGAACAATGTGCACTTGCCTGTAGATAATAAGAAGCCTTTATAAGCTCTTCAACAGAAGAGTTTGATACACCTGCTCTCAAGATAGCTCCCAAGAGATTTGTGCTTGAACCAACTTTTATAGCCTCAAATTTAGAGAAGGTGCAACTTCTTTTATCTAACAAGAAAGTTAATTAAGAAACAACTTAATATAAATTAAGTTCAACCAAATCAAAACAAATAGAGGGATGTGGAACTGAgtggaaaaagataaaaatatatgcaCTTTAAGTGTTTTCCTAGATTAGTCTCTCAGTATGCAAAATACATCA is a window from the Musa acuminata AAA Group cultivar baxijiao chromosome BXJ2-1, Cavendish_Baxijiao_AAA, whole genome shotgun sequence genome containing:
- the LOC103991495 gene encoding major pollen allergen Lol p 11; this encodes MEMPTITASDDNIIPAIKSGPFPDCGTAVCFLESSHHLSVTFLSLSTIASATMAKHLISAVTAVLAVACVLPSLSVAARNVAGGKQGFVVQGRVFCDTCRAGFETPMSTYTKGAKVRIECRSKATGAKTCNFEGTTDHTGTYNILVADEHEHEICESMLVSSPESRCKTPLQGRERARVFLSHNNGIASDTRYANSLGFQTDTPLSVCAELLKTYEQYEV
- the LOC135598786 gene encoding inositol-3-phosphate synthase; protein product: MFIEKFKVESPNVRYAEDEIEAVYHYETTELVHESRDGAYHWIVKPKTVRYNFKTHTRVPKLGVMLVGWGGNNGSTLTAGVIANREGISWATKDKVQQANYFGSLTQASTIRVGSFNGEEIYAPFKSLLPMVNPDDIVFGGWDISNMNLADAMARAMVLDIDLQKQLRPYMESMVPLPGIFDPDFVAANQSGRANSVIKGTKKEQVQQIIKDIREFKEKTKTDKVVVLWTANTERYSDVIVGLNDTMENLMASLEKNEAEISPSTLYGIACVLENVPFINGSPQNTFVPGLIEMAIQRNTLIGGDDFKSGQTKMKSVLVDFLVGAGIKPTSIVSYNHLGNNDGMNLSAPQTFRSKEISKSNVVDDMVSSNGILYETGEHPDHVIVIKYVPYVGDSKRAMDEYTSEIFMGGKSTIVLHNTCEDSLLAAPIILDLVLLAELSSRIQLKFDGEDKFHSFHPVSAILSYLTKAPLVPPGTPVVNALSKQRAMLENILRACIGLAPENNMNLEYK